One window of the Candidatus Zixiibacteriota bacterium genome contains the following:
- a CDS encoding General secretory pathway protein E, with amino-acid sequence MSRKKIGNILIDQGLISESDLDAALKEQEQTGRKVGQILVERRLITEDQLIDAISERLQIPKISLEQLVIDPMVVALVPVDVARRYLLIPVFMIGRVLTVAMSEPLNIIAIDELKYLTKCDIKRVIAPPSQIAAAIDQYYSVADSMSGVIGTYPEETKKTQPTGETVGFSEAEQESPVVKLVNLIITQAVKDKASDIHIEPDESQLRIRYRINGVMREEASPPKALQPEIISRIKVASNMDVSEKRLPQDGRLIMNIEGSAIDMRISTLPTIHGEKVVIRILDRRILSLGLEQLGFAPGLLDQWKKIIRKKEGLILITGPTSSGKTTTLYAVLQEINSREKNIITVEDPVEYSLPLINQVQTNEKAGLTFASSLRYILRQNPDIIMIGEIRDAETAAMATRSALTGHLVLSTLHTNDAPSSISRLIDMGIEKYLVASSLKAVLAQRLLRTNCPHCLEEYTPQEIQLRMAGLDRNADDIHFKRGAGCNKCRMTGYRGQTGIYELVEIDDQISEMIIGGASDLQIRNYASGRGYRPLFQSGLDKVLKGEVCLEELLRITSLGERASSLSTAERISVNA; translated from the coding sequence ATGTCTAGAAAAAAAATTGGCAATATTTTAATCGATCAAGGGCTAATCTCCGAAAGCGACCTGGATGCGGCCCTCAAGGAACAGGAACAAACAGGACGCAAAGTCGGACAGATTCTGGTCGAGCGGAGGCTCATTACCGAAGATCAATTGATTGACGCCATCTCGGAACGCCTGCAGATCCCCAAAATATCGCTGGAGCAACTGGTAATCGACCCGATGGTGGTCGCCCTGGTCCCGGTCGATGTGGCGCGCCGGTACCTCTTGATCCCTGTTTTTATGATCGGACGTGTTCTTACTGTTGCCATGTCCGAGCCACTTAATATTATCGCCATTGATGAGTTAAAATACCTGACCAAATGCGATATTAAACGGGTTATCGCCCCACCGTCCCAGATTGCCGCGGCTATCGACCAATACTATTCAGTCGCCGATTCCATGAGCGGCGTCATAGGGACGTATCCGGAGGAAACCAAAAAGACCCAGCCGACCGGCGAGACCGTCGGCTTCTCTGAAGCCGAGCAGGAATCTCCGGTCGTGAAATTGGTGAATTTGATTATCACTCAGGCGGTCAAAGATAAAGCCTCCGATATCCATATCGAACCGGACGAAAGCCAACTTCGCATCCGCTATCGTATCAACGGGGTGATGCGCGAGGAAGCCTCCCCGCCGAAAGCGCTGCAGCCGGAAATCATTTCGCGGATCAAGGTCGCCTCCAATATGGATGTCTCGGAAAAGCGCCTGCCCCAGGACGGACGCCTTATTATGAATATCGAGGGATCCGCGATCGATATGCGCATCTCGACCCTGCCGACAATTCATGGGGAAAAAGTGGTCATCAGAATTCTCGACCGCCGCATTCTCAGTCTCGGATTGGAACAACTCGGTTTCGCTCCGGGACTTCTTGACCAATGGAAGAAGATTATTCGCAAGAAAGAAGGTCTGATTCTAATTACCGGCCCGACTTCAAGCGGCAAGACCACAACGCTCTATGCGGTCCTTCAGGAAATAAATTCGCGCGAAAAAAATATCATAACTGTGGAAGATCCCGTCGAATATTCTCTTCCCCTCATCAATCAAGTTCAGACCAACGAAAAGGCGGGGCTGACCTTTGCCTCCTCGCTGAGATATATTCTCCGTCAGAATCCGGATATAATTATGATCGGAGAAATCCGCGACGCCGAAACCGCCGCCATGGCCACGCGATCGGCGTTAACCGGCCATCTTGTCCTATCTACCCTGCATACCAATGACGCTCCCAGCAGTATCTCCCGTCTGATAGATATGGGGATCGAAAAATATCTGGTAGCCTCATCACTCAAAGCCGTCCTGGCCCAGCGGCTCCTGCGGACCAATTGCCCCCACTGCCTCGAGGAATATACCCCCCAGGAAATTCAACTTCGTATGGCGGGTCTGGATCGTAATGCCGACGACATCCATTTTAAGCGCGGTGCGGGATGCAATAAATGCCGCATGACAGGATACCGTGGGCAGACCGGAATATATGAACTGGTTGAAATCGACGACCAAATCAGCGAGATGATTATCGGCGGCGCCTCCGATCTGCAAATCAGAAATTATGCCTCCGGGCGCGGTTATCGGCCGTTATTTCAGTCCGGCCTGGATAAGGTCCTTAAAGGTGAGGTCTGTCTGGAGGAACTGCTCCGAATCACATCTTTGGGCGAAAGAGCGTCGTCGCTTTCAACCGCAGAAAGAATCAGCGTAAATGCCTGA
- a CDS encoding hypothetical protein (Evidence 5 : Unknown function), which translates to MKKTILIYSATAVGLAAIWFFLLMAPLMQKNRETRVAIDTAEQKLTDMERILLEFPEKFRSEHDLLMQKKILVAQLYSKEDLIKLFDNIKSKAASADLNLLEITPSIEELLALNSRAGTDDQPQELNLTVRLSGGLHNLGQFINQMEDEKFYQGTNFCKINGTYGGKSYPEMAYGFKAVLGTLGNI; encoded by the coding sequence ATGAAAAAGACAATCTTGATATATTCGGCAACGGCGGTCGGATTGGCCGCAATCTGGTTTTTCCTTCTTATGGCCCCCCTCATGCAGAAAAACAGGGAAACTCGCGTTGCCATTGATACGGCCGAGCAAAAATTGACGGATATGGAGCGAATATTACTCGAATTCCCGGAAAAATTCCGGTCCGAACATGATCTTTTGATGCAGAAAAAAATCCTGGTGGCCCAGCTCTATTCAAAAGAGGACCTGATAAAATTATTCGATAATATCAAGTCAAAAGCCGCTTCGGCTGATCTGAATCTGCTGGAAATCACCCCTTCCATCGAGGAATTGCTGGCGCTTAATAGCCGTGCCGGAACCGATGATCAACCGCAGGAATTAAATTTGACGGTTCGTTTAAGCGGAGGTCTCCATAACTTGGGTCAATTCATAAATCAGATGGAAGACGAGAAATTCTATCAGGGAACCAATTTCTGCAAAATCAACGGCACCTACGGCGGCAAAAGCTATCCGGAGATGGCNTATGGCTTTAAAGCGGTATTAGGGACACTGGGGAATATCTAA
- a CDS encoding putative Type II and III secretion system protein (Evidence 3 : Putative function from multiple computational evidences), with amino-acid sequence MKRKILVVGIIFVLLQLTVHAGAPDMSKKISLQFDHQPIGMVLKIIAQQYELNMVQSGDMEKPISVKLENVDLSDALNAILNSNGFNYYFSGDVVVVKPIDQTAEGETVARAINFNYISPAAAMNAATDMLSPKGKMKIVEDPAQTGKVPGTPRASQLVIVDMPDAADKIVAFLKNIDSPKTQIGIEVKMIEVNVTDDKTYGLTWPTSLTARATGIETNITTSTSTTTTTPMALGQVQLPKGKWEWGKLTVDEVQTVLDFLQQSGHSKVISDPRITTLDNCEAEINVSTVVPIQTINRFSEAGATQDIVTFQDEEIGISLLVTPHVIDSGQMLLDVLPTVSEIIGYSGPEGNQKPIRTERSVRTKIAVKTGETAVLGGLLKESKIENNQRVFLLGSLPIIGNLFRHKSIQNSTTDLMILITPTIIGVK; translated from the coding sequence ATGAAACGAAAAATATTGGTGGTTGGCATAATATTCGTCCTGCTGCAATTAACCGTCCATGCAGGCGCTCCCGATATGAGTAAGAAAATATCGCTTCAATTTGACCATCAGCCGATCGGCATGGTTCTTAAAATCATTGCCCAGCAGTATGAATTGAATATGGTCCAGTCGGGCGATATGGAAAAGCCGATATCCGTAAAACTGGAAAATGTCGATTTATCCGACGCCTTGAATGCCATTTTGAACTCCAACGGCTTCAATTACTATTTCTCCGGCGATGTCGTGGTGGTCAAGCCCATCGATCAGACCGCCGAGGGTGAAACTGTCGCCCGCGCTATAAATTTCAACTACATCTCACCGGCGGCGGCCATGAATGCCGCTACCGATATGCTCTCCCCCAAAGGGAAAATGAAAATAGTTGAAGACCCGGCCCAGACCGGTAAGGTCCCCGGAACGCCCCGTGCCTCCCAACTGGTTATCGTGGACATGCCGGATGCCGCGGATAAAATTGTCGCCTTCCTGAAAAATATCGACTCCCCGAAAACCCAGATCGGGATCGAAGTTAAGATGATCGAAGTAAATGTTACCGACGATAAAACCTATGGCCTGACCTGGCCGACATCGTTGACCGCCCGGGCCACCGGAATCGAAACCAATATTACGACTTCGACTTCGACAACTACCACCACCCCCATGGCGCTGGGACAGGTGCAATTGCCGAAGGGAAAATGGGAGTGGGGAAAACTCACGGTCGACGAGGTTCAGACCGTTCTCGATTTCCTCCAGCAATCGGGTCATTCCAAAGTAATATCCGACCCCCGCATCACGACCCTGGATAATTGCGAGGCGGAAATAAATGTTTCGACCGTCGTTCCCATCCAGACCATCAACCGTTTCAGCGAGGCCGGCGCCACTCAGGATATTGTCACCTTTCAGGACGAGGAGATCGGGATTTCGCTTCTGGTGACCCCTCATGTGATCGACAGCGGCCAGATGCTCCTCGACGTCTTGCCGACCGTTTCTGAGATTATCGGTTATTCGGGCCCCGAGGGAAATCAGAAGCCGATCCGCACCGAACGGTCGGTCCGCACCAAGATCGCCGTCAAAACCGGGGAAACCGCCGTCCTGGGAGGACTCTTGAAGGAGAGCAAGATAGAAAACAATCAGCGAGTTTTCCTGCTCGGCTCCCTGCCGATAATCGGGAACCTGTTCCGCCATAAATCCATCCAGAACAGCACCACCGATTTGATGATCCTGATCACACCGACTATTATCGGGGTCAAATAA
- a CDS encoding putative Secreted protein containing Prepilin-type cleavage/methylation (Evidence 3 : Putative function from multiple computational evidences): MSFAGFRNHKGFTLIELVIIIVILGILAAVAIPKYKNISSEAKESATRAALGGLRSGITIYYANQAVTTGTAAWPPIDSIRTVGVVMEQAIPKNPFQSDSSAPDSIVTGVTKGVVVGTRGGWAYKPSSGEIWPNTTTAGENNW; encoded by the coding sequence ATGTCTTTCGCAGGTTTCCGAAATCACAAGGGGTTTACCCTGATTGAACTGGTCATTATTATCGTAATTCTCGGCATTCTGGCCGCCGTCGCCATACCGAAGTACAAAAACATCAGTTCCGAAGCCAAGGAATCGGCCACCCGTGCCGCCCTGGGCGGACTCCGCTCCGGCATTACCATTTATTACGCCAATCAGGCCGTCACGACCGGCACCGCCGCTTGGCCCCCGATCGACAGCATTAGAACTGTCGGTGTCGTGATGGAGCAGGCTATTCCGAAAAATCCGTTTCAGTCGGATAGCAGCGCTCCCGACAGTATCGTAACCGGCGTGACCAAAGGGGTCGTGGTCGGCACCCGCGGCGGCTGGGCATATAAACCGTCCAGCGGCGAAATTTGGCCCAATACAACGACGGCCGGCGAAAACAACTGGTAA
- a CDS encoding hypothetical protein (Evidence 5 : Unknown function) has protein sequence MADEKKKAGRNLWLSISSKFSGANWHFWKRRLGYHRTIAILVEENAIQMATAQHVGHKSYLLNVNKIYIPSSLSGDEKRQDFITGEIDNYIHEHKGLWTRYVLGVGGAESAVRILNLPRLSGKELRQAIYWAGNNQIPFSLDDAYFGYHIIDSTRNVDRPAVDTSLIAVSKKEVHNRLAQIRSGVEIEVVYHELEAIGFLLKYIPGFSLEKTYTLLNVKKNHSEISFFRGRRLEFQHISSIGAANIGPAAKDKDHIREFADNLAEEIQNSLDYYAGQFSRLTTDTVYIYGDLSYSDELTGHLTDRFGIEFKRFPVERLVINQSRAREFADPISVSLSTASLALVEGDVINFLPPDMREEQLTSRITRWAVPSLAAAALILGFFWIIYKHQTDLNEFRLAQANAGFEQYQHSPAYITYEKIKRQLQADKTLLEKLSHQPTFLNLNLKELSLLTPEKIYLDNYDLSSEGDIYTLNLGGRAISSAQPPEVTLAEYIARLEGSPFYHKVTLKKYGKRMDGGQFVIDFQIEMETTI, from the coding sequence ATGGCAGACGAAAAGAAAAAAGCGGGTCGCAATCTCTGGCTCTCCATATCATCGAAATTTAGTGGGGCCAATTGGCATTTCTGGAAGCGCCGCCTGGGATATCACCGGACCATCGCCATTCTGGTTGAAGAAAATGCCATTCAAATGGCCACGGCTCAGCATGTCGGCCATAAATCATACCTGCTGAATGTAAATAAAATTTATATTCCCTCCTCTCTATCCGGCGACGAGAAAAGACAGGATTTTATCACCGGCGAGATTGATAATTACATTCATGAACATAAGGGGCTTTGGACTCGGTATGTCCTGGGAGTCGGAGGAGCCGAATCGGCGGTCCGCATTCTTAACCTGCCCCGCCTGTCGGGAAAAGAACTTCGTCAGGCCATTTACTGGGCCGGCAACAATCAGATTCCTTTCAGTCTGGATGATGCCTATTTCGGCTATCATATTATCGATTCCACGCGAAACGTCGACCGACCCGCGGTCGATACCTCCCTTATCGCCGTCTCCAAGAAAGAGGTTCATAATCGCCTCGCGCAGATTCGGAGCGGCGTGGAAATCGAGGTCGTATATCACGAACTTGAAGCGATTGGCTTTCTCCTGAAATATATTCCCGGCTTTTCTCTTGAAAAAACATACACCCTTCTCAATGTTAAAAAAAATCACTCCGAGATTTCCTTCTTCCGGGGAAGACGGCTGGAGTTCCAGCATATTTCTTCAATCGGAGCCGCCAATATCGGTCCGGCGGCCAAGGACAAAGATCATATTCGCGAGTTTGCCGATAATTTGGCCGAGGAAATCCAGAATTCCCTGGACTATTATGCCGGACAATTTTCCCGCCTGACAACCGATACCGTTTATATTTATGGAGACCTTTCCTATTCCGATGAATTGACCGGGCATCTGACCGATCGCTTCGGTATCGAATTTAAAAGATTCCCGGTAGAGAGACTGGTTATAAACCAGTCGCGGGCCAGGGAATTTGCCGACCCGATTTCGGTATCTTTGAGTACCGCCTCTCTAGCCCTTGTCGAGGGTGATGTTATCAATTTCCTGCCCCCCGATATGAGGGAAGAACAATTGACCTCAAGAATCACTCGCTGGGCCGTTCCCTCGCTCGCTGCGGCGGCCTTGATCCTGGGATTCTTCTGGATAATATACAAACATCAAACCGATCTCAATGAATTCCGGCTCGCTCAGGCCAACGCCGGTTTTGAGCAGTATCAGCACTCCCCGGCATACATCACCTATGAAAAGATCAAGCGCCAACTTCAGGCCGACAAAACTCTATTGGAAAAACTCTCACATCAGCCGACATTTCTTAACCTCAACCTGAAGGAATTATCTCTTCTGACCCCGGAAAAAATATATCTCGATAATTATGATCTCTCATCCGAAGGAGATATTTATACACTCAATCTGGGTGGTCGGGCTATTTCTTCGGCTCAGCCGCCCGAAGTCACTCTGGCGGAATATATCGCCCGGTTGGAGGGTTCGCCGTTTTATCATAAAGTGACCCTCAAAAAATACGGCAAACGGATGGATGGCGGCCAGTTCGTTATCGATTTCCAGATTGAAATGGAAACCACCATATGA
- a CDS encoding hypothetical protein (Evidence 5 : Unknown function) yields MSLKSIRGFTLIELVMVIIIIGVLAGVAMKSMSSAIQTGRIESTKQEMEQLASAIVGNPDLVSNGSRTDFGYVGDVGSLPSNLDALVNQPTGFTTWKGPYIRNSFNQASEDFKRDAWNALYNFTGGVTIISSGSGSNITKQFANAAADLTGNTIQGVVLDGSGSPPGACNGDVTISITYPDGTGATATTTANPSANGNYSFSNIPIGIRTVKAINDPTHDTATTYVTVLPKSTIINNIKFGAAVWNGCNGASGNGLQYVAGSAHLENDGTYVRFDIYNDTGANVTIEWLKAEYSHTPNAYYSQVRWGGQTVANTNGQRYSSGTQVNFNSSRTINNGANITIELRYFVDKENGNGNVDDVNMAGTTFTITFSDNSVITFSV; encoded by the coding sequence ATGAGCCTTAAATCTATTCGCGGCTTTACCCTCATCGAGTTGGTGATGGTTATTATCATCATCGGGGTCCTGGCCGGTGTGGCCATGAAATCGATGAGTTCCGCCATTCAGACCGGACGAATAGAATCGACCAAGCAGGAGATGGAGCAACTCGCGTCGGCGATTGTCGGCAATCCCGATCTCGTAAGCAATGGAAGCAGGACCGATTTCGGCTATGTCGGGGATGTCGGCTCTCTCCCCTCCAATCTCGACGCTCTGGTAAATCAGCCGACCGGCTTCACTACCTGGAAAGGCCCATATATTCGGAACAGTTTCAATCAGGCTTCAGAGGATTTCAAAAGGGATGCCTGGAACGCGCTCTATAACTTCACGGGCGGAGTCACCATTATTTCATCCGGTTCCGGCAGTAATATCACCAAGCAATTTGCCAATGCCGCCGCGGACTTAACCGGCAATACCATTCAGGGGGTCGTCCTCGACGGTTCCGGCTCTCCGCCGGGCGCCTGCAACGGCGATGTCACCATAAGCATCACCTATCCCGACGGTACCGGCGCCACGGCCACGACCACGGCTAACCCGTCTGCCAATGGAAATTACAGTTTTAGTAACATTCCAATCGGGATTCGAACAGTCAAAGCCATTAATGATCCGACGCATGACACCGCGACTACCTATGTCACGGTTTTGCCGAAATCGACCATCATCAATAACATAAAATTCGGCGCCGCCGTCTGGAACGGCTGCAATGGGGCAAGCGGTAATGGACTTCAGTATGTGGCCGGGTCGGCGCATCTCGAAAACGACGGGACCTATGTGCGATTTGATATCTATAACGATACCGGGGCCAATGTGACTATCGAGTGGCTGAAGGCCGAATATTCCCATACCCCAAATGCCTATTACAGCCAGGTCCGCTGGGGCGGACAGACCGTCGCCAACACCAATGGCCAGCGCTATTCGTCCGGAACCCAGGTTAATTTCAACAGTTCCCGAACCATAAATAACGGGGCCAATATCACGATCGAACTCCGCTATTTTGTCGACAAGGAAAATGGCAACGGCAATGTCGATGATGTCAATATGGCGGGAACCACTTTTACCATAACCTTCAGCGACAATTCCGTCATAACCTTCAGCGTTTAG
- a CDS encoding hypothetical protein (Evidence 5 : Unknown function) — MDPKVRKLIVFCVFIAAIIYGTANLIGTSAPPPAPVPEPAHHEAKPSLAAKSTFIDIEKYRSLAWGSDPFSRENNRLAIVTTPTAPERPVWTLGGILYDETHPAAIVNGRIVRKGESVNGAVVSHIGRNQVILQKDGEEISLSIAKDKS; from the coding sequence ATGGATCCGAAAGTCAGAAAATTGATAGTCTTTTGCGTCTTTATAGCCGCGATAATTTATGGCACCGCCAATCTGATCGGGACTTCGGCCCCCCCGCCCGCGCCCGTCCCCGAGCCGGCGCATCATGAAGCAAAGCCCTCTTTGGCGGCTAAAAGTACCTTCATAGATATAGAAAAATATCGCTCCCTGGCCTGGGGAAGCGATCCTTTTTCCCGCGAGAATAATCGTCTTGCGATCGTCACCACCCCTACCGCCCCGGAAAGACCTGTCTGGACCCTGGGCGGAATTTTGTATGATGAGACGCATCCGGCCGCCATCGTCAACGGCCGCATCGTGAGAAAGGGCGAGAGCGTCAATGGGGCCGTCGTGTCGCATATCGGCCGCAATCAGGTGATCCTGCAAAAGGATGGAGAAGAAATTTCGCTTTCGATAGCAAAGGATAAATCATGA
- a CDS encoding putative General secretion pathway protein G (Evidence 3 : Putative function from multiple computational evidences) codes for MNRSLRGFTLIELVLVIVILGIIAGVAIPKYGTFTQQGKITATKEEMRLLKEAITGDGRLVSGNQYVNPGFAGDIGFVPSRLADLVVKPDSIPAYDKFARLGWNGPYIDSTGQNYSRDAWGNAYVYSPAARTITCTSVTPNLVVNF; via the coding sequence ATGAATCGCTCCTTGAGGGGCTTCACCCTTATTGAACTGGTCCTGGTTATTGTCATCCTCGGCATTATTGCCGGAGTTGCCATACCCAAGTACGGCACATTCACCCAGCAGGGCAAAATAACGGCCACTAAAGAGGAGATGCGCCTTCTCAAAGAAGCCATTACGGGCGACGGTCGCCTGGTCTCGGGGAATCAATATGTCAATCCCGGCTTTGCCGGCGATATCGGCTTTGTTCCCTCGCGATTGGCCGACCTTGTTGTCAAGCCGGATTCGATTCCGGCTTATGACAAGTTTGCCCGGCTCGGGTGGAACGGCCCTTATATCGACAGCACCGGACAAAATTATTCCCGCGATGCCTGGGGCAATGCCTATGTTTACAGCCCGGCGGCCCGGACCATCACCTGCACCAGCGTAACCCCAAACCTGGTGGTAAATTTTTAA
- a CDS encoding putative Type II secretion system protein F (Evidence 3 : Putative function from multiple computational evidences) — protein sequence MPDSYLYTACSPDGTKRQGIIQADSVERVAAILDEQHLIPLEIKARKNLSRPALFGFMKSRQYEDLILFTRNLSTLYQAGIPILRALGIIKIGPPDSYFNLALERIRSAVQSGRSLSEAMSDYPHLFSKIFTASIAAGETSGHLDTVLDALGVMLERDLELNRQIKSAVRYPLMVTTAIAGAFIALITFVIPRFASFYSEMGAKLPAPTRALIFINQVVTHYWMLVAALAIILAIVLKRIYSSPSGRLFFDDLFLRLPVLGDLINKGNIARFSYMFHLLIRSGIPIVKSVEMLANTIKNTRLMIEIRILADSFREGRELTGLIEQMRYFPEMALQMIKIGLESGSLDLMLNEISKHYSKEVDYKSRHLTALLEPILTVVLGAFVLLVALAIFLPMWNLIQIFRH from the coding sequence ATGCCTGATAGTTACCTGTATACGGCCTGCAGTCCCGACGGAACCAAACGGCAGGGCATCATACAGGCCGATTCCGTCGAGCGTGTCGCCGCCATTCTGGATGAACAGCATTTAATTCCTCTCGAAATCAAAGCCCGCAAAAACCTGAGCAGGCCGGCTCTTTTCGGCTTCATGAAAAGCCGCCAGTACGAGGACCTGATTCTATTCACCCGCAACCTTTCCACTCTATATCAGGCCGGCATCCCGATCTTGCGAGCCCTCGGCATCATCAAAATCGGGCCGCCTGATAGTTATTTCAATCTGGCTCTGGAGAGGATTCGTTCCGCCGTACAATCGGGGCGCTCGCTTTCGGAGGCCATGTCCGACTATCCGCATCTGTTTTCAAAAATTTTCACCGCTTCGATCGCGGCCGGGGAAACCTCGGGACACCTCGATACGGTCCTGGACGCTCTGGGGGTGATGCTGGAGCGGGACCTGGAATTGAATCGTCAGATAAAATCGGCCGTTCGCTATCCGCTCATGGTGACAACCGCCATTGCCGGTGCCTTTATCGCCCTGATTACTTTTGTCATCCCCAGGTTCGCTTCGTTCTATTCCGAAATGGGCGCAAAATTGCCCGCTCCGACCAGGGCGCTGATTTTCATCAATCAGGTGGTCACCCATTACTGGATGTTGGTGGCTGCTCTGGCTATCATTCTGGCGATCGTCTTGAAACGGATATACTCGTCACCCTCGGGCCGATTATTTTTCGACGACCTGTTTTTGCGACTGCCGGTTTTAGGCGATTTAATCAATAAAGGAAACATCGCCCGCTTTTCCTATATGTTTCACCTCTTGATTCGAAGCGGCATCCCGATCGTCAAGTCGGTCGAGATGCTGGCCAACACTATCAAGAACACGCGCCTGATGATTGAAATCCGCATTTTAGCCGATTCTTTCCGGGAGGGCCGGGAATTGACCGGATTAATCGAACAGATGAGATATTTTCCGGAAATGGCCCTGCAGATGATAAAAATCGGGCTCGAAAGCGGTTCGCTCGATCTGATGCTCAATGAGATATCGAAACATTACAGCAAAGAAGTGGACTATAAATCACGTCATCTGACCGCCCTCCTGGAGCCGATTTTAACCGTCGTTTTGGGCGCCTTTGTGCTCCTGGTGGCTTTGGCCATCTTCTTGCCTATGTGGAACTTAATCCAGATTTTCAGACACTGA